ATTGCAgaataaattgaacaatttaaatttgcatttgaGGTACAGATATGCATAACATACGTATAAAATGGAGAGTGGTGAAATGCATAAATAGTGAGTAAATCACAGAATTGAGAATTAACCATAATTGGTTTTACTAATTCTCTCTTCTGACCAAAGCTTTTGACTATCTTGTTTGAGATAACCTTTGGCGTAAACTTATTAAGTTTTGACTTAGAAACTCtgctgttgttttatgtttctggtttgtgattgtttgtttttgtgttctatgtctttggtgtttgccctgtgccattaaacgaaGTTTATGTTTCGGCTACTGATCTTTTGTATGTAGTTTTGtctataaaaatacatgtatctgCACTTAAAATCGAAACTGAAAGATTTGGCGAAACCAAACCCTATACCTACTTATCAGAATATTGTTAACGAATGCGAAGTGTAAGTGGGCAAAGATGTCGTTTAAGAATGCAACTTTGGTGAcgacataaatatttaaacgtaATAGAGTTTCGAGTTCTGGGCTTGTCACTGTACtatttttattcattgtattattatatagagtttgtttgatttttaccAACTTATTTCTCTTCATTAAACAATGTGGTCCATTTATCACTGAGTATGCTTTGTTAGAGCTTTCATGCGTTTCTTTTGCTTAGAATGGGCTTTATGGTCATCAAAAAATGAGTAGGCTACGTAGGTATTAAACACATGTTATTTGGCTGTAAATTggttttattgttgaaataaagGGATTTATATAGCATTAAGTAGTCCACACTAGAGTAGCATGAATTTGTTTGGCTTAAAATGGATTTGCATTAGTCAACATGTGGTCTTTTTTGGCACTAAGTAAGCTTAATTTGAACTGCTGATGGATTTGTTTGGTTCTGCATGTGACATTTTTCTGCCAAAGGGTAATCTATTTGCTTTTTTACTGAGTGCGCGTAATGAGAGTTGttcaatgatttgttttgtacTGGGTTGGGTGTTGATAGGAAATTTAGTGGTACGTTTAACACAAGGTCAGCTTCAAGTTGATGGTAGTTGCAATGAGATTTACTTAGCCCCTATACTGGCTTGCGTTATGAGTCAAATCTAGTTGGGACTAGTTGTCCGCAAAATTGTCTCTAATATAGTCAAAACGAAGTTTATCAGATACTGTGCTGGCTTTATGGATCCTTTACATTGTGTGTGCATAACAACGGGTGTGACAGTTTTTTGAATacgaaataaaacacacaaatattaaacataaatcttGTTAAATACTGGATGGTCTTAGGCAGGTACATTTGTGGTAAAGTTGAGTCTTCTAAAGTTTCCATATGCCAAAAGGGATGAAATATGGTTATATGAAACATGATATAAAAACTGTTGTGTAAATCTAGTTATGCTATGacttttttaaataccaactcatcAAACTTAAAAAAGTAACAACACGGCCGATAattgttgtatttgtaaaaaagtGGGTACCTGTGAGTTCTTAAAATAACACTTAACGCAACGTGTCTTAATTATTGactaacaattttaaatatgtatgcgtatgtttgtttaatcttattacttgtttaaatgttattattcacTACACGCTTCAGATTTATCAGAGAAAAGCAGGAAGTCAGAGCCAATTGGCGCAATAATAGGAGGTGGAATCGGAGGGGGTGTTGCAGTACTTGCAGTAATTGCCGTTGTCGTATACGTTTTTTTCAGGAAACGGTAAGACTAAGTCAAATAACTTGCAAAGAAGTATATTTAGACAGTGATATGATCTTTTTTATTGGCTGTAAACTAGTAAGTTATAAGTGTATGAATGAACTTCAAACGTATGTTACAATCTTATACAATCTTATACACTGAATAAAGCCATCGAAGTTTATAATTGTGTGCCATTTGGTTGTATTATATAAGCCATGTTTGATTAATTTCTGATAATTCGAAGGTATTCAGTGGATAATACATGCAATGCTTTGTAATAAGTCTAATTTGAAAGCTAGTGAGTTTTGTGTTCGAACTATATGGTgagatatatttcatataagattacataactatcataatttgacaatattaggtatacatatgtatttatacagtcttaatttatttgaaatcaatagaTAGTAACTATgctctttaaaatataatgaacatAACAGTGACACTTCAAGTAGTCAAACGGTTATACGAAGACACTTTTCTAAAATGCACGCACTAAACCTAATGTTATATTTAAGGTCCATTGGAAAACCAACGGAAGACTTAAACATCGAATATGTTAATCAAACTGATGGATCTTTACAACGAAAGAACAAAGGTAATCATAAAGTAATGCTTAAAACGCCTATTTGAATGATGCACATAAAGTAAATTTACCAACTTATTGCAATATGACTGTTTTACATAACACAACAGGAAAAAGCCCAAACTGTTAACATTGCTTCAAATTTATAGTGTTTACGTTCCCTGAAACAATTTATACCATCATTACCCCTTAGTTCTTCCGTCTGTTTGTACGAGTTTTCTTGAACGTTCCTATTCTTTGACTACAGTCTTGAATCTCACAAATGATTCAACTTGTGTGCCCTTCTTCGTTTAATGGTTATCTTagcaaaacaatacaacaagtaaaatacttttaataattgaTCTTGCAGATATGTGGCTTAATATGTCTTATACCTAAAGTACGATGGATGTTCGGAGAGAAAGTAGGGTCATTTGTACAGGCAATTTCCTTACAACCACTAACTCGAACGCCACCCTTAAATCTGCTTATCAAACATTCGCTTAAGTGACATTGATAGTAAAAAAGATTAAAGCagaaatgttgttgtttattttcaacaattagTGGCTCTtatcttaaaacatttcatcaatACATTTCGTATGGTCAGCATTCTGGTAAGGCATTTCAATTTAGCGATTTATCCTTCTTTCGATTGTTTACAGAATGTAAGTTTTTGCCCCCCAAATTTTGATTCTCATTTCAAAGTGTTCATCAGACTTAACTTTTTTGTCAGGTTGACAGggttttttattgaatatatctGCATACTACGgcaattttatgcaaaatgctGTTTACTTCCTGGGttcttttggtttaaacaatattaatttcgatataatatttacaataagttTAGTTTGacaaatttgagcataatcaacGTTAACAAAGACATAATATGTAATGCATATACataaagaacatgttaattatgcacaaaacCATAGTGtaaacagaattgagaagaaagccttaaggcttatactatgtctcgcttctgtAGGTCATTCACGCTGCTTAGGCTAGTGCACAAGTTGTGGTGActcgaataaatatattcatgaagTCGTATTGTGTAAACTATGGTATGTAAAGACAAGTTGTTTTAGTCTGAAATCATTTAGTTAGATTGAAAAAAAGACAACGATAGAATAAAAGGAAGCTAAAATGAGAAGGATGGTACAGGCACTGGTCAGATCGGGATCGGGATAAggtttgtttgtatgtgtgcTCAAAAACGTTTAGATTGACGTTTATAGGTCTGGACGCTGTCAAAGATAAGTTTGTTCGTTTGATATGAGGCCTCCTTCGGATCAAAGAGTAACAGTTGAAGAGACATTTGTCCAACGGTGGATAACTGAACAATCAGAAGATTTCTTTGGACGCTATATAATGGAcaggtgaagaaaaagtgaaagGTGTCCTCAATTTCAACACATTGACAATTAGGactgttgacaatattttttgaggATAGATGTTCATTAAGATTGCTACAGTGCATACGTAACCTCGCATGATTGACTCAGGATTTGCGGTCACCGTCGTAATAGAAGTCAGGAActtgttttttgttcttattaagTCTGTATTTGAAAGAAGGCACGGATGGCGATGAACGAATTTCTTCCGGGAGTGCGTTCCATGCGGATATAGTTGATGGCAGGAATGAACTCGTCAACAACTGtgatttgcatgaaatgttCCGAAGGTTATTTGCAGTTCTAGTGTTATACGAAGTAGTATCGCCAACTCTTGTTGGAATTAGTGAAGTTAGATATGCTGGTGCAAGGGagtgaaacatcttgtaaaatagGATAAGTTTGTGTTTACGTCGCCTTTCTTTGAGTGGTTCGATTCCAGTTTCAACATAAAGATGAGTAAGAGATACAAGTCGAGTTGCACCTGATATAATTCAAGCCGCCTCATGTTGTACTTTTTCTAAGTCATCCTCATCAGCTTACATCAGATTATTCCAGACAACATCGGCATATTCCAACAAAGGCATAATGAATGTGAAATACAGAACCTCAAGCGATGTACGATTAAGAACGTatttgaatgatcgcatgaAGTGAATTCGCTGCCAAGCCTTCTGTTTGACGGATTGAATATGAGCGTGCCAGGAGCATGTGCTAGAAAGAGTGACGCCCAAAAGTGTTTAAAAGTTGTAACTTCGGATAGTTGggtattattcatgaatattgaCGGGTGCACTTGTCTATTAGACTTCCTAGTGAATAGTAGTGATTTGGTTTTCGCAGGATTAAATGTAACAAGCCATCTTTCAGCCCACGTGTGAATTTTGTCTAGGTCATCAGTAAGTTGTTGCGCGGCAAGCACGGGGTCTTCGactattaaatacaaggttgTATCATCTGCGAATAGTCGTTTATGTGATTGTATATCGCAGACATGTAGATAAGAAAGAGCAGAGGCCCAAGAATGGAGCCTTGAGGGACTCCAGCTGATATTGATACCGTATCAGACATAGAACCAGAAAGAACAACACGTTGTTCACGTTCGCTGAGATAATCACATAGCCATAACAATAAGGAACCGGTGATGCCACTTTCACAAAGTTTATGGATTAGACCGTCATGTCATACTCGATCAAAGTCTttcgaaatatcacaaaatactgctcTTACTTCTTTACCTTCATCTAGAGCGAGACAAAAAGAATGATAGATCGATACTAGCTGGTTGACAGTGGAATATTTAGGAACAAAACCAGATTGAAATGTTGTTAGATAGTCGTTTTGACGCAATAAATTGAACATATACTTATGCAAAATTCTTTCAAGAACCTTACTGACAACACTTAGGCGATAATTTCCAACATCTTCGGGGTCAGACTTCTTATAAATATCACAGACATGAGCTAGCTTCCACTTACATGGTACTTTACCAAGACGAAGTGAGGTATTAAAAAGGTCGCGAAGTGGGTAAGAAATTTCAATTGCTACTTCTCTCAGCACAAAGCTATTTATTAAGTCTGGTCATATTGCTTTGCCTGTTTTAACAACCattatttaatcaaatacaTCTTGAAGTGAAATGACAAAGTCTTGTAGTTTTGGATTATCAGTGTCAGTGGAGGAAGGAAGTGGcctgtttggtatatttaattGAGTCTGAGATTGAAAGAAAGTGTTTAGTAGGTTCGCTTTGTCTGTATCTGATTCGTTGATAATACCGTTATTGCTAAGTGTGTGGGATTACTTTGGAAGATATTGTTGGTGTAGCGAAGTTCTTTATGGTTTCCAAAAGTCGGAGGTTGGAATGTTTTTTTCCTTGAGTCGTGTAGCTAGTTTTTCATAATGTGACTGCTTGGCAGTTCGAACAAGGTTGGTAACACGATTTCGTATTTGATTATATATACACCATTGGTGTTTGGAATTTCGAATTACTAATCGCACGAGTTAAAGGTTCAACGATCTACTCTCTCGTTTATTTCACCATCACGCTTGTAATCATACCTTTTGGTATCTACGCGGTACGTGAAATCCCTAATCTCATTGTGTATATCTTCTAATTGTTCAGAAGGtggatatatatattcattgtaggtattttaattaatgttatgaTGCATATCTAATTTTAGACATTGAAAGCAACATCGAGAATTCATACGAAAAGCTTGATTCCAGAACTACAGCAGATGCTAAGGATGACTATGAGCAACTACCAGCGGGACAACAATTAACAAGCAACTCTGAATAATTCGGGAATGTTAAAGATGATATCGTACATTATCATAACATTTAATCTTCAAAATCTTAGAAGCAACcaaagaacattttaagaaatgattCATCttgtacacatgtacataaataccTTTAAAGGTGAGGAGGGAATGGTTGGCTAACTTTCGTCGCTAAGTATTGTGCACTTTCTTTAAACGGCGTGAGTACACTGGTCAGAATATACAACTGTTCatctatgatatttttataccTGCCGGGTATACTAGATATTCGTTTTACATTGTGTTCAACCAGTGAACATTAATATGCCTCAGGACTTGTCACTAAATTTGGAATTTATGTTGACTTGCTTTTTTATCGTTGATATAAAAGGCAGGATATTTCAAGGCATCGGCGTCacacaaacaaattttattgttttgtttccttaAATATTGAACAGTATGTTTAGAACGATGTATActtgattttttgaaacttaataatttaaaaaaaaactcctacatataatattcaatattcacCATGctgtattgttcattttttttaagaaatgcacACTATGATTATAATTACGTCGATTTACTTATTATAAtacttcatttatataaaatgcacTGTAGCTCCAATTTTGTTCTTGCCATGTACGCTATATTAAAACTTATGTACATTTGGTATTTAATAATGACTTAATACAAAAGACGGTAAATTTAAGGCGTCGGTGTTACAAATTGATGTTGTATTGTGGCATTCTCTTAAATTATCTGCACTTTGTTTAGAATTATGTAAATTTAACGTAAAATAgttcattcattttataacttgttgatataaatacagtatttatttaactgatataaatcCAGTTAATTGTGCATGCGTCATTAAATTAGATTGCTTTGTTTGTTTCTCTATATGTTGAACATTATGTTAAGACTTAAGTAGACTTACTATTTAATAACACATTGATATGAAATGCAGTTTATTTACAGTAACGGCGTCACAAAATCTAGCTGTATTGCTTACCTAGTTATTACAGGTACACTGTGTTCAAAGTACATAAACTTACTATTTTAAATGGCATTGATATAAAGTGCAGTGTATTGAAAATGCTGTTGTCCCGTACTATGTTAATCTTTATGTTCATTTGCAATGTAACACTTGCTCGATTCCAAATGCGGTATATTTAAGGTACTGACCTTGTACCGTAGCTaggaatatgtttataaattcataagCTTTGCAGTTGGCTAGCGAGTATTATTCATTGTAAGAATGGAAGCAGAAATTAATCAGACCCATTGTTTCGATAATATGCCCGGGATATGCAAGATATGTATACGAAATATATTAAGCATGATTTTTATGAGCTTGTTTTGGGTTTTGATTGGCTGGCAGCTATGAGGGCTCAAGGCGAAAGTATATTTGGTCAGTAAGTGTGGTGCGAGAGAAAAGACATGAATGAATGTGTGTGTGATTTTTTGTTAACTAAATCGGAAAACGTACCAATATTTAGTTAAGTtacattttttccttttataaatgaagttaatttacattaaatactGAAAGGTTAGTTAAGGCAATTGTTGATGTTTAGATAATTTCTGagcattgtttataatttgaagtatttttgaatatcatgaaaatactctgtgtgttattttaattacattAGTTTGATTGTTGTTGTATATATGATGTACATTTCTTGATTATTGTGTTTGGGGTTTATTTTAGATAGCCGTTCCTTCACGTTTCTTTACGTTACTATACGTACATAAGCGTTATGTTGTGTTCCATTTCGTTCTGTTATGCTGACTAATTGACTATTTGATTGTATAGAACAAATTCGATCGAGTATTTTTAACACGAGTTCCGTTTTATTTTGTGAACACAACACTTCCTTGGTTTAGTGACTTGTTGTCAACAagtatgttgtcttgtatagGTAGGTGTCTCTTATTTTTCAATGAGGCGGATATACTGCgatatttgtgtaatgtttgttgtcatgtATAGGTATGTGTCACTTTTTTCAAGGCCTTAATGATGTTGTTGCCCTGCGATattttgatagttgtgtaatgtATGTTGATTTGTATAAATATGTGTCACTTGGTTTTCAATGACCTTAATGAGGCGGTTGCGCTGCGATATTTggatagttgtgtaatgttttttgtcttgaaaaggtATATGTCACTTGGTTTTTAATGACCTTGATGATGATGAGACGGTTGCCCTCCGATACTTGGAGTGTTGTGCAATGTATGTTGTCTTTGATAGATATGTGTCTCTTTGTTTTCAATGACCTTGATGAGGCGGTTGCCCTCCGATATTTGGATAGTTGTATAATGTATGTCGTCTTGAATAGATATAAATCTATTAAATGGTGTTTGTGTTACCTTGTTCCTTGTGTCTTTAAACGGGATCTTGGTTAAAGTTTCGTCTTCTGggcttttattatattattaaaatacaatgaaataaacactgtGACAATCCCATTAATCATAAAGTCAGATATTAACCCCGCGAAAAGGCACAAAGCAAGGGCCTAAATACAAGGATGGTTTGAATTAGGGATACCGCACTCAAACCCTCTAAGACTGGGACAAATTTTCGTTTTGATTTTGTTCAACAAGCATGATTTAGTTTGCAGATGACCATGCAAGTGTGAAGATTTGGTACAATGGATCCGATTACATATACACAAGCTTTATTGATGTATGTAATATTGCTGGATAAAAACATTACCTTGGATTTGATTCAAatcatatctttttttatttttatttttaatttacatttgtcttttattaatgattaacTGGTTTGATTAATGAATGAAATACGTTTGTAAAATATGTGTCTTCAATTCATACTGTCAGTTGTCAAATTTAAACCAcgtaatatatctttatttaaagaagtCTAGAAGATGTTATTTTGTCTGAACGTTATGTTTGAActcttatttacaaaatattatatgacaAAGCAGTTTGATAGAAATCGTTTAATCAAAGGTCCGATGTCTAAACAACTTGGAGACTTTCGATAGTTTTGGGAAATAGTCCGGCAGCAGGTACATGAAAAAAGACGTCATTGTCACCAATTTAATTGAGATTGACATaactaaaacattattaatcGAACGATTAAATTGTTTGACATGCTTTGAACGATTAAAGTGTTTTGagtgctttaaatgtttaaaggcTTCTGAatactttcaaatattgaagGGTTTTGAATGCTTCGAAAGATTAAAGGGTTTGAATGATTTGAATTATTAAAGGGTTTTGAATGCTTTGAATGATTAAAggttttaaatacttttattgatTAAGGGTTTGAATACTTTGAAAGATTAAAAGGtttgaatactttgaatgaTTAAAAGGTTTGAATGCTTTGAATGATTAAAGGGTTTTGAATGCTTTGAATGATTAAAGAGTTGGAATGCTTTGAATGATTAAAGGGTTTGAATGCTTTGCATGATTAAAAGCTTTTGAATGCTTTGAATGATTAAATGGTTTGAATGCTTTGAATGGTTTAAGGGTTTGAATGCTTTGAATGATTTAAGGATTTGAAAGCTTTGAATGTTAAAAGGGTTT
This genomic stretch from Mya arenaria isolate MELC-2E11 chromosome 10, ASM2691426v1 harbors:
- the LOC128205415 gene encoding uncharacterized protein LOC128205415 isoform X2, yielding MYLSEKSRKSEPIGAIIGGGIGGGVAVLAVIAVVVYVFFRKRSIGKPTEDLNIEYVNQTDGSLQRKNKDIESNIENSYEKLDSRTTADAKDDYEQLPAGQQLTSNSE